Sequence from the Diadema setosum chromosome 18, eeDiaSeto1, whole genome shotgun sequence genome:
TGAATGATTACCTACTGCCCTTAGAAAACATCTTACAAAGGGAGTAAATGTGATTAGAAATTTACAGTTACATCTTTGATCGAAAAGTCTTGTTGAGGCTTGAGATTGACAATTTTCGCTTGCAGCTCATTAGCTGAAATAATCAACGCGTCACGTTAACTACAATTAATGTTCAATGAGCGCAAGACTTGGAGCTTATTTTGTAGTATCTTCTCGAAACACATTCATTCCCAGGTTTATTTCGCGGTATGaggcaacaacaataaacagcGTTATCATACAGAGAACCCTTATAACGAACACATTTTCGCTTCGAGTTGCACCATGTTCTACGGGAAACTTCGGATGAACAGAACGGAAAAGATTGTCTTCAagtttgcacacacaaaaagaaagaaagttataGAAGTTTGAAGTCTTGCATCTTTTCAAGGAACAAGGATATTAGGAGCAGCCATATACGCACATTTTCGACGTTTATGTTGTTATACCTTCGCCAATTTTTCCTAAATTGCCCCGTGGGGACTTCAGATCAATAAGAAATTCAAATTACTATAACGTAACATCAAATTTTCGCTGCCCTGTAGCAACCGGTAGCAGTAAGTGATAATGGCTTTCGGGGCGAAATGGGCTGCTTTTTTATCATTCGTCAAAAAagatatttacattatttttgtgcCTAGTACAGTTCTGAGGTAGTGACTTCATCAACTCTACTAAACTGCTATTCTTTGAAAACATGTGACATTTGAGATTCCACAACACTCTTATTTCACTTAAGAGTTTGATAAAACTTCGATCATTCTGTTCGTCGGATTTaacttttttatatatataatcaacCACAAAACATGCAATCAAATATAAGTCacctatcagccaatcagaattgagtatttaGAGACTTACGTTTGATTTTCagacttatgtttgatctcaacttttatgcaacatcAGCGTCCAGAACAAAGTGTGAAATTGCTCTTTTATAATTTGCAAGCCTATCAGTAGTGGCCAAATTTATCACACTCCCACATTTCATATCTAGACCGCAGTGTTAGAATGAATGATCACCGTATGATACCCACACGATAATGCGTCAAATGACATAACCATAACTATTCAAATTAACATTGCCTTCaggatatctttaaaaaaagtttcattaCTTCTTAAATTCTCTCAGATCAGTGGAGTTTCACGGCATTCAGGCTACATGGTATTAGATTCTTCTGTGGAGGAAACTAAGTATCAAGGAGGTAAATATCTCAATGGTTTATCAAGGTAAGTATCTGATGTGCTACCCGTAGTAGCCAACAAACTAATGGGAAACAGTTACGTACACCAGCCCCTATCGGCTGGTACTGTTGATCATATTTCGTGGATGCACTGGGGTCGTGCCGTTTGTAACTTGCATCATTCGAAGGATGTGCACAACCTTATCAACTTAATTCattagtaaaataaaaaaaaaccaatttGATAAGGGTGCATTAAAATATAATTgtatatctatacatatatgtatatatttaatgACACAATTAATATTTCAAGCTTTGATTGCAGTTTTCAAATGATTAGATGCATTGCATTATCattaaaaaggacaaaaaaaaaatgtgggagTAGTCTTATGGTATCACATACAAACTAGAGACTCCCTGTACATCAAATTCTCACGtaatttatgattttctttcccACGCCAGTATAGTATTGGCGTTGATTCCCTGAATTGACTTTCTGTGTTGATTCAAATCATCTCAAGTTTCGTTTTCCTCTTCCATGGTGGTTACATCTTTTACTCTGTCCTGGGCTAACGAGCCGTTGGAGACCTCCCCATCTGGCACGGGACGCAGGTGACTCTCCAagtcatgtttttctccatttaCTGCACTGAATGATAAACGTTCGCTTTGGTGGGGCTGCCTCATTTTGCTCAGTTTCAAGCCGTTCGAGTCGAGCAGCGGATTGGCGTGAGGGTGGCCATTCGACGATGTCGATAGCCGGTGTAAAGGAGACGAATGCTTGGGGCACACGCCATGTTTGTTTTCAAAGCACCCCAGAGTCAGTGCGTTGAGGAGTCTATGGGCGATGACGCGAAAGGCGTAGCGAAAGTCCCGGTTTCTGAAATTATAGATTAGGGGATTCATCAGACTGTTAGCATACCCTAACCAAGTGATTGCGTTTTCAGCATGAGTGGAGAGGTAACACTTCTCACAGAAGTTCATAATTAGATACATGAGGAAAAAAGGCAGCCACGAGAGAATGAAACAACCCATGATCAAACCTAGAGTGCGGACGGCCTTGTATTCTCTCGTTATCGAGCGTGATCGTCTCCTGGTTGATCCTGGAGGGGCCGGCTCGTCGCCATCGTTTGGCCGCTTCAAAGGCGACGACGCACGCAGAGACTGCGAGGGCGAATACCGTTCCAAGTGCTCTGTCCTGTTCGATTCTTCCTTGATGCGGATGGCTTGGGAGCGCGCTATGGCATAGATATGACAGTACGTAAATATCATGATAGCAAGAGGCAcataaaatgacgtcatacttgACACTACCGCATAGTATCGATTGACGGAAAAGTTTACCCCGCAGATATCGTCGATGGTATCGCTCGGGCCCTTCTTAGCGTAAAGTCCACTGTATATTGGGACAAACGATATGACTCCAGAGCACCCCCACACAAAGGCTACCATGTAACCTGTCCTCCTCCACGACATGTCACTCTTGTAGGTTAGAGGGCGGGTGATGGCCCAGTACTTATCTAACGATATCATACACAGAGTCAGGATCGAGGCTGTGCAGCACAGCACATCCATGGACATCCAGAATTTGCACATGTACTTGCCAAGGCGCCAGTGGCCGTCCTGTAGGAGACGCATCGTCGAGAACGTCATTACGAACACGGAGACGGTGATGTCGGCGATTGCCAGGTTCAGCAGGAGCGCGTTGGCGGGCGTCCGCAGTCGACGGAACTTGGCGACGGCCACGACTACGAAAGTATTTCCCACGAACACGACGAGCAGCATGATCCCACAAACTATTCCGACAAAGATTTTACCAGACAGTGGCATCACATGTTCGCTCGAGTGCTCCGCTGTATAATTCGCGGCAGCCGTCGTTATGGTTGCAGTGGTGAAATTCATGGTGTTGTTGATGTTCAGTCGATCGCGGGAAGTGAAACGAACGAGTTTTCCGATGAAGACGCGCTTTCCAGTTCATCATATCTACAACGCCATGCAAGAGTAACATATCAGAGACGCAAACCAGATCCAAACGCCTCTTCCCCTCTGTAATGAGACTTGTCTTCAAGCGGGTCAGCCTTTATATCTCCCACAGTACCTGCAGCggatacaaacaaacaaaacggaaGAAAGTAGTGCGCTTTAGAACGATAAAACTTGAGGGTCACTCGAGCGATTAGATTTTTATTATGTTTGGTGTAAGATTGAGATATTACCATTAAGTGGTCAGTCAGACGCGGTCATTGTCTTCCCAGAAATCAAATCCCAGTGTTGCAGGTTATCTTTCACTCGTTATAATATCATGTTACTCAAAGTGTTATTTAGTTATCAATTACAAGTAGCACATGTTCGATCACATTGTGTTCACCAGGAATGAATAACAAACGTTTTCAATTGAAAACGAATCCAATGTTCACAAGAACACTTCTGACAAATGTCTGACAACACCAAGTGCCAACATACACAAGTTATTTTGGGTGTCACGGCCATATGAATACTTTcacaacgacaaaaaaaaaaaaaaaaaaatgccgcgACAAAAATGTTCTCGTACGTATACATTTAATGTTTCCTAAAACATGTAATATCCATCGACGTGTGTTTTTCATAGGCCAAAGCGTTTTCAGTGTGCAAGAATGATGCAATAAACGTTAGTAACTATTAAACcaaattttgaattctttgtGGTACTGTATATGTATCTCTAATTTCTACTTCTCTTGCTCTTATTTCAGCTTTAACATCACATGCCGGCAGCGAAAGTCCTAGAGTTTTCAGTCGTGATCGATTACTGCGTGTCGGCACAAGACAAAAATCATGTTCATGGTTGGtcagttgaaaaagaaacagtaaaaaaaagagACTTTTATCGCTACCTTCAttctccctacccccccccccccctcgtttcTTTCTTCTCACTCAATCTCACGCACTTGC
This genomic interval carries:
- the LOC140241881 gene encoding 5-hydroxytryptamine receptor 1F-like — protein: MNFTTATITTAAANYTAEHSSEHVMPLSGKIFVGIVCGIMLLVVFVGNTFVVVAVAKFRRLRTPANALLLNLAIADITVSVFVMTFSTMRLLQDGHWRLGKYMCKFWMSMDVLCCTASILTLCMISLDKYWAITRPLTYKSDMSWRRTGYMVAFVWGCSGVISFVPIYSGLYAKKGPSDTIDDICGVNFSVNRYYAVVSSMTSFYVPLAIMIFTYCHIYAIARSQAIRIKEESNRTEHLERYSPSQSLRASSPLKRPNDGDEPAPPGSTRRRSRSITREYKAVRTLGLIMGCFILSWLPFFLMYLIMNFCEKCYLSTHAENAITWLGYANSLMNPLIYNFRNRDFRYAFRVIAHRLLNALTLGCFENKHGVCPKHSSPLHRLSTSSNGHPHANPLLDSNGLKLSKMRQPHQSERLSFSAVNGEKHDLESHLRPVPDGEVSNGSLAQDRVKDVTTMEEENET